A single genomic interval of Mucilaginibacter robiniae harbors:
- the rpmB gene encoding 50S ribosomal protein L28, translating to MSRICDLTGKSAMNGHNVSNSNVKTKRKFYPNLKLKKFYIPEEDKWITLKVSTSAVKTISKNGITACINKFVKKGYI from the coding sequence ATGTCAAGAATCTGTGATTTAACAGGAAAAAGCGCAATGAATGGCCATAACGTTTCTAATTCAAACGTAAAGACCAAACGCAAATTTTATCCTAACCTGAAGCTTAAAAAATTTTATATCCCTGAAGAAGATAAATGGATTACCCTGAAAGTATCAACTTCAGCTGTTAAAACCATCAGCAAAAACGGTATAACCGCTTGCATTAACAAATTTGTAAAAAAAGGATACATATAG
- the rpmG gene encoding 50S ribosomal protein L33: MAKKGNRVQVILECTEHKESGMPGMSRYITTKNKKNTTERLELKKFNPVLRKVTVHKEIK; the protein is encoded by the coding sequence ATGGCAAAAAAAGGCAACAGAGTTCAGGTAATATTAGAGTGCACCGAGCATAAAGAGAGCGGTATGCCAGGTATGTCTCGTTACATTACTACCAAGAACAAGAAAAATACTACCGAGCGCCTGGAGTTGAAAAAATTCAACCCTGTACTGCGTAAAGTAACCGTTCATAAAGAAATTAAGTAA
- the rimO gene encoding 30S ribosomal protein S12 methylthiotransferase RimO produces the protein MKTKIVKQPAPAVKPRVNVITLGCSKNVYDSEILMGQLKGNQIDVVHESQILSSNDTVVINTCGFIDNAKQESIDTILQYSELKEQGKIAKVIVTGCLSERYKPELEAEIPNVDAYFGTNELQNVLQNMGADYKYELLGERMLTTPSHFAYFKIAEGCNRPCSFCAIPLMRGKHASTPMEQLVNQAKNLAKQGTRELILIAQDLTYYGLDLYGKRNLDELLRRLSDVEGIEWIRLQYAYPSGFPMEILDAMNERSNICKYLDMPLQHITDNMLKSMRRGINKQKTIDLVNSIRDKVPGIALRTTLITGYPGETMQDFEEMYQWVEDTRFDRLGCFTYSHEEKTHAYDLVDDVPEDIKQERTEAIMELQQGISYEKNQEKVGNTYKVLIDKVDNGYLVGRTEFDSPEVDNEVLIDATQQYATAGSFVNVKINTAEDFDLYGNIVK, from the coding sequence ATGAAGACTAAGATAGTTAAGCAGCCCGCACCAGCAGTTAAGCCTAGGGTTAATGTGATTACATTAGGTTGTTCTAAAAACGTGTACGATTCTGAAATACTGATGGGCCAGCTTAAAGGCAATCAGATTGATGTGGTACATGAATCGCAGATTTTAAGCAGTAATGATACGGTAGTGATTAATACCTGTGGCTTTATTGACAATGCCAAACAGGAATCTATCGATACCATACTGCAATATAGCGAGCTAAAAGAGCAAGGCAAAATAGCTAAGGTTATTGTAACCGGTTGCCTTTCTGAACGTTATAAGCCCGAATTAGAAGCTGAAATACCGAATGTGGATGCATATTTCGGCACCAACGAATTGCAGAACGTTCTGCAAAACATGGGCGCCGATTATAAATACGAATTGCTGGGCGAACGTATGCTGACTACGCCTTCACATTTTGCTTATTTTAAAATAGCTGAAGGTTGTAACCGCCCCTGCTCCTTTTGTGCCATCCCGCTTATGCGTGGTAAACACGCAAGTACGCCTATGGAGCAATTGGTGAACCAAGCTAAAAATTTGGCTAAGCAAGGTACCCGCGAACTGATTTTGATTGCGCAAGATTTAACCTACTACGGCTTGGATTTGTACGGCAAGCGCAACCTGGATGAGCTATTACGCCGGTTAAGCGATGTAGAAGGCATTGAATGGATCCGTTTACAATATGCTTATCCTTCAGGTTTCCCAATGGAAATATTAGATGCAATGAACGAGCGTAGTAATATCTGCAAGTATCTGGACATGCCATTGCAGCACATTACAGATAACATGTTGAAATCTATGCGCCGGGGTATTAATAAACAAAAAACAATTGATCTGGTAAACAGCATACGCGACAAAGTACCGGGCATAGCTTTGCGTACCACCTTAATTACCGGCTATCCTGGCGAAACTATGCAGGATTTCGAAGAAATGTACCAATGGGTTGAAGATACCCGTTTTGACCGATTAGGCTGCTTTACATATTCGCACGAGGAAAAAACTCATGCCTATGATTTGGTAGATGATGTTCCGGAAGATATTAAGCAGGAACGTACAGAAGCCATAATGGAGTTACAGCAAGGCATATCTTACGAAAAAAATCAGGAAAAAGTAGGTAATACTTACAAGGTGTTGATTGATAAAGTAGATAATGGCTATCTGGTAGGCCGTACTGAGTTTGATTCACCCGAGGTGGATAACGAAGTACTGATTGATGCTACCCAGCAGTATGCTACTGCCGGCAGTTTCGTTAATGTAAAAATTAACACCGCTGAAGATTTTGACCTTTATGGAAACATTGTAAAATAA
- the acs gene encoding acetate--CoA ligase codes for MKISSFTEYQHIYQQSVEQPEQFWADVADQYYWRKKWDKTLEWNFKEPNIKWFQGGKLNITESCLDRHLETNADTPAIIWEPNDPTEAHRVLTYKQLHDKVCQFANVLKNNGAKKGDRICIYMPMVPELAIAVLASARIGAVHSVVFGGFSAQSIADRIKDAECNIVITADGGFRGAKDLPLKSVIDDALVQCPSVKRVIVLTRSHTPVSMIKGRDVWWEDEVKKVETQGNPACPAEEMDAEDMLFILYTSGSTGKPKGVVHTCGGYMVYTGYTFATAFQYEPGEVYFCTADIGWITGHSYIVYGPLSQGATALMFEGVPTWPDAGRLWDIVQKFKVNILYTAPTAIRSLMGFGTDIVNKYDLSSLTKLGSVGEPLNEEAWHWFDENIGHGHCPIVDTWWQTETGGFMISPIANVTPLKPGYASLPLPGVQPILVDENGQEIQGNNVSGNLCIKFPWPGMLRTTYGDHERCRQTYFSTYPDLYFTGDGCLRDEDGYYRITGRVDDVLNVSGHRIGTAEVENAINMHSSVVESAVVGYPHEIKGQGVYAFVISPEKHESEELTRKDILMTVSRIIGPIAKPDKIQFVTGLPKTRSGKIMRRILRKIAEGDTSNLGDTSTLLDPSVVDEIKDGAL; via the coding sequence ATGAAAATATCATCTTTTACCGAATACCAGCATATTTACCAGCAGAGTGTTGAACAGCCTGAACAGTTTTGGGCTGATGTGGCCGACCAATACTACTGGCGTAAAAAGTGGGATAAGACCTTAGAGTGGAACTTTAAAGAGCCTAATATTAAATGGTTTCAGGGCGGTAAGCTTAACATTACTGAAAGCTGTTTAGATCGTCATCTGGAAACTAACGCTGACACGCCAGCTATTATTTGGGAACCGAATGACCCGACAGAAGCACACAGGGTTTTAACCTATAAGCAGTTGCACGATAAAGTGTGTCAGTTTGCCAACGTATTAAAAAATAATGGTGCTAAAAAAGGCGACCGTATCTGCATTTATATGCCTATGGTGCCCGAGTTGGCTATTGCTGTACTGGCATCTGCCCGCATCGGGGCTGTGCATTCCGTAGTATTCGGTGGTTTTTCTGCCCAATCTATTGCCGACCGTATCAAGGATGCAGAGTGTAATATAGTCATTACAGCTGATGGTGGTTTCCGTGGTGCTAAAGATTTGCCGCTTAAAAGCGTGATTGATGATGCTTTGGTACAGTGTCCATCGGTAAAACGTGTAATTGTGCTTACCCGCAGCCATACGCCAGTATCTATGATTAAGGGGCGTGATGTATGGTGGGAAGATGAGGTGAAAAAAGTAGAAACCCAAGGTAACCCGGCTTGCCCTGCTGAAGAGATGGATGCTGAGGATATGCTGTTTATCTTGTATACATCAGGTTCTACCGGTAAGCCTAAAGGCGTAGTGCATACATGCGGAGGCTATATGGTATATACGGGTTATACTTTTGCTACGGCTTTTCAGTATGAACCGGGGGAGGTATATTTCTGTACGGCAGATATTGGCTGGATTACAGGGCACTCTTATATTGTATATGGCCCGCTTAGCCAAGGTGCTACAGCACTGATGTTTGAAGGGGTACCTACCTGGCCGGATGCCGGCCGTTTGTGGGATATTGTGCAAAAGTTCAAAGTAAATATACTGTACACCGCACCAACAGCCATCCGTTCGCTGATGGGTTTTGGTACCGACATCGTTAATAAATATGATTTAAGTTCATTGACCAAACTAGGTTCGGTAGGAGAGCCATTGAATGAAGAAGCCTGGCATTGGTTTGATGAAAACATAGGTCATGGCCATTGCCCTATTGTAGATACCTGGTGGCAAACCGAAACAGGCGGTTTCATGATTTCGCCTATTGCCAATGTTACGCCACTAAAGCCTGGTTATGCCAGCTTGCCTTTACCAGGTGTACAGCCTATTTTGGTAGATGAAAACGGTCAGGAGATTCAAGGCAATAACGTAAGTGGTAACTTATGTATCAAGTTTCCGTGGCCGGGCATGTTGCGTACTACCTATGGCGATCATGAGCGCTGCCGCCAAACTTATTTTTCTACTTACCCTGACTTATATTTTACCGGCGATGGTTGTTTGCGTGATGAAGATGGTTATTATCGTATCACGGGCCGGGTGGATGATGTACTGAATGTATCTGGTCACCGCATAGGTACGGCCGAAGTAGAAAACGCTATTAATATGCATAGCAGCGTAGTTGAATCAGCCGTAGTGGGTTATCCGCATGAAATTAAAGGTCAAGGCGTTTACGCGTTTGTGATTAGCCCAGAAAAACACGAGAGTGAAGAGTTGACACGTAAGGATATTTTGATGACCGTAAGCCGCATCATCGGGCCTATTGCCAAGCCCGACAAAATCCAGTTTGTAACCGGTTTACCTAAAACCCGCTCAGGAAAAATTATGCGCCGCATACTGCGTAAAATTGCCGAGGGTGATACCAGTAACTTAGGCGATACTTCCACCTTGCTTGACCCATCGGTAGTAGATGAAATTAAGGATGGTGCTTTGTAA
- the ftsY gene encoding signal recognition particle-docking protein FtsY, with the protein MGLFDFFKKKESTPQQQEALDTGLEKTKANLFSKFTKAIAGKSTVDDEVLDDLEEVLVTSDVGVTTTLKIIDRIQTRVARDKYVSTSELNTILRDEIQHLLAENNSNDFQNFEYGNHKPYVIMVVGVNGVGKTTTIGKLAHQLKQAGNKVVLGAADTFRAAAVDQIQLWGDRVGVRVVAQAMGSDPASVAYDTLRSAVANQEDVAIIDTAGRLHNKVGLMNELTKIKSVMQKVIPGAPHEILLVLDASTGQNAIEQCKQFTEATAVNALALTKLDGTAKGGVVIGISDQFKIPVKYIGVGESMNDLQLFDRKAFVDSLFKK; encoded by the coding sequence ATGGGATTATTTGATTTTTTTAAGAAAAAGGAAAGTACGCCTCAGCAACAGGAGGCTCTGGATACCGGTTTAGAAAAAACCAAAGCCAATCTTTTTTCAAAATTCACCAAAGCCATAGCTGGCAAATCAACCGTTGATGATGAAGTGCTGGATGATTTGGAAGAAGTGCTGGTGACTTCGGATGTTGGTGTAACTACCACGCTGAAGATTATTGATCGGATACAGACCCGCGTAGCGCGCGATAAGTATGTAAGCACTTCGGAACTTAATACTATACTGCGCGACGAAATACAACACCTACTGGCTGAAAACAACAGCAACGATTTTCAAAACTTTGAATACGGCAACCATAAGCCTTATGTAATTATGGTAGTAGGTGTTAACGGCGTAGGTAAAACCACCACCATTGGTAAGTTGGCCCACCAGCTGAAACAAGCAGGTAACAAAGTAGTATTAGGCGCTGCCGATACTTTTCGTGCTGCTGCGGTTGACCAGATACAGCTTTGGGGAGATCGTGTAGGAGTTCGGGTTGTGGCCCAGGCAATGGGATCAGACCCGGCATCAGTAGCTTACGACACTTTACGATCAGCGGTTGCCAACCAGGAAGACGTAGCTATTATTGACACGGCAGGCCGTTTGCACAACAAGGTGGGCTTAATGAACGAGCTTACCAAAATTAAAAGCGTAATGCAAAAGGTAATACCGGGTGCACCGCATGAAATTTTGTTGGTGCTGGATGCCTCAACCGGACAAAATGCTATTGAGCAATGCAAACAGTTTACGGAAGCTACAGCAGTAAATGCATTGGCTTTAACCAAGTTAGATGGAACCGCCAAAGGTGGTGTAGTAATTGGTATATCTGACCAATTTAAAATTCCGGTTAAATATATTGGCGTAGGTGAAAGCATGAACGATTTACAGCTATTTGACCGTAAAGCGTTTGTAGATAGTTTGTTTAAGAAGTAA
- a CDS encoding DUF4295 domain-containing protein — MAKKVVATLKTGKGKEYSKVITMVKSPKTGAYSFKEQIVHNDHVKDAINEAKA, encoded by the coding sequence ATGGCAAAGAAAGTAGTTGCAACCCTGAAAACCGGTAAAGGTAAAGAGTACTCTAAAGTAATTACCATGGTGAAATCACCAAAAACCGGTGCTTACTCATTCAAAGAGCAAATCGTACACAACGATCACGTTAAGGATGCTATCAACGAAGCTAAAGCTTAA